One genomic segment of Oxalobacteraceae sp. CFBP 8761 includes these proteins:
- a CDS encoding HAMP domain-containing protein, whose protein sequence is MCSRPTSACPVSSRSSNPLARVLHQPLQRWLPASLLGRLTLVMVAGVLVTQLAASAIWASQLRAKSQVEAQSSAQYVAHSAAGAIRFFRSLPPAYRLLIIQQLREMGGTRFFVNLNHAYVPIEQIAPHPLAQSVIATVDATLRSDLPHSPGFRLAFARPDRLVVAEHDVRLDDLPNAWVQHVLLLKPDPAPILVIQTEIEPGNWLYMAALMPNPYFLDSSDPFAWDRLMPQILSLAVVLLLCLLVVRSITRPLAALSDAASALGQGHDDEARPLPETGSREFINTARAFSAMRERIGRYIDDRERLFISISHDLRTPITRLKLRAELLDDEALRDEFEEDLDELDMMVKGALQCVKDSDIHENPTEIKLDTMLGRMVRSAELAGHAVAWQPSGVTVRGKPLALKRALGNLLDNALFYGARAEISVRQEPGWVLICLRDHGPGVPDEAFASLFDPYVRLAHGREQNDGGMGLGLGIARGVIEAHGGRLVLSNHPEGGLNAVVRLPAV, encoded by the coding sequence ATGTGTTCTCGGCCGACGTCAGCGTGTCCAGTGTCTAGCCGTAGCAGCAACCCGCTCGCGCGCGTGCTGCACCAGCCGTTGCAGCGCTGGTTGCCGGCGTCGCTGCTTGGCCGCCTGACCCTTGTCATGGTGGCCGGGGTGCTGGTGACGCAGCTGGCGGCCAGTGCGATCTGGGCCAGCCAGCTGCGCGCCAAATCGCAGGTCGAGGCGCAATCGTCGGCCCAGTACGTGGCGCACAGCGCTGCGGGCGCGATCCGCTTCTTTCGCAGCCTGCCGCCGGCCTATCGCCTGCTCATCATCCAGCAGTTGCGTGAAATGGGCGGCACGCGGTTTTTCGTCAACCTCAATCATGCCTACGTGCCGATCGAGCAAATCGCGCCGCACCCGCTTGCGCAAAGCGTGATTGCCACGGTCGACGCCACGCTCAGGAGCGACCTGCCGCATTCGCCAGGCTTCCGGCTCGCGTTTGCCCGGCCTGACCGGCTGGTGGTGGCCGAACACGATGTGCGCCTGGACGACCTGCCCAATGCCTGGGTCCAGCATGTGCTGCTGCTCAAGCCCGACCCGGCCCCGATCCTCGTGATCCAGACCGAGATCGAGCCCGGTAACTGGCTGTACATGGCGGCGCTGATGCCGAACCCGTATTTCCTCGACAGCAGCGATCCGTTCGCGTGGGATCGCCTGATGCCGCAGATCCTGTCGCTGGCCGTGGTGCTGCTGCTTTGTCTGCTCGTCGTGCGCTCGATCACGCGGCCGCTGGCCGCGTTGTCCGATGCCGCGTCGGCCTTGGGCCAGGGTCACGACGACGAAGCGCGCCCGCTGCCCGAAACCGGCAGCCGCGAATTCATCAACACCGCGCGCGCCTTCAGCGCGATGCGCGAGCGCATCGGGCGCTATATCGACGACCGCGAGCGCCTGTTCATCTCGATTTCACACGACCTGCGCACCCCGATCACGCGCCTCAAACTGCGAGCCGAACTGCTGGACGACGAAGCCCTGCGCGACGAATTCGAGGAAGACCTCGATGAACTCGACATGATGGTCAAGGGCGCGCTGCAATGCGTGAAGGACAGCGACATCCACGAAAATCCCACCGAGATCAAGCTCGATACGATGCTGGGCCGCATGGTGCGCAGCGCCGAACTGGCGGGGCACGCGGTGGCCTGGCAACCGTCCGGCGTGACGGTGCGCGGCAAGCCGCTGGCGCTCAAGCGCGCGCTTGGCAACCTGCTCGACAACGCGCTGTTCTACGGCGCGCGCGCCGAGATCAGCGTGCGCCAGGAGCCTGGCTGGGTGCTGATCTGCCTGCGCGACCACGGGCCCGGCGTGCCCGATGAAGCGTTTGCCAGCCTGTTCGACCCGTATGTGCGGCTGGCGCATGGGCGCGAGCAGAATGATGGCGGCATGGGACTGGGCCTGGGTATCGCGCGCGGCGTGATCGAGGCGCATGGCGGCCGGCTGGTGCTGTCGAACCATCCCGAGGGTGGTTTGAATGCGGTGGTACGCTTGCCGGCCGTTTGA
- a CDS encoding response regulator transcription factor, giving the protein MRKILIVDDDKKTCVLLKTYLEKNQYDVILSHNGESFLAEFQAHLETLSMVILDVMLPDTDGFALCKQVRQRSNVPIIMLTASSDETDRIVGLELGADDYIAKPYSPRELLARIKAILRRAAPETPSVRYHRFVGFTLDLMERTVTDSAGHPVALTGLDFQLLKYFTEHPGKILDRGLLCEETRGRDAGPLDRSLDVQISRLRLRLNDDGKQPALIKTVRGAGYVFSADVSVSSV; this is encoded by the coding sequence GTGCGCAAGATACTGATCGTAGACGATGACAAAAAAACCTGCGTGCTGCTCAAGACGTATCTGGAGAAAAACCAGTACGACGTGATCCTGTCGCACAACGGCGAGAGCTTCCTGGCCGAATTCCAGGCGCACCTCGAGACGCTGTCGATGGTGATCTTGGACGTGATGCTGCCCGATACCGACGGCTTCGCGCTGTGCAAGCAGGTGCGCCAGCGCTCGAATGTGCCGATCATCATGCTCACGGCCAGCTCGGACGAAACCGACCGCATCGTCGGCCTCGAGCTGGGCGCCGACGACTACATCGCCAAGCCCTACAGCCCGCGCGAGCTGCTGGCGCGCATCAAGGCGATCCTGCGCCGCGCCGCGCCCGAGACGCCGTCGGTGCGCTACCACCGGTTTGTCGGCTTCACCCTCGACCTGATGGAGCGCACGGTGACCGACAGCGCCGGCCATCCGGTGGCGCTCACGGGGCTCGATTTCCAGCTGCTCAAATATTTCACCGAGCACCCAGGCAAGATCCTCGACCGTGGCCTGCTGTGCGAAGAAACGCGAGGGCGCGACGCCGGCCCGCTCGACCGCTCGCTGGACGTGCAGATCAGCCGCCTGCGCCTGCGGCTGAACGACGACGGCAAGCAGCCGGCGCTGATCAAAACCGTGCGCGGGGCCGGCTATGTGTTCTCGGCCGACGTCAGCGTGTCCAGTGTCTAG
- a CDS encoding carbohydrate ABC transporter substrate-binding protein — translation MLAIVPPAPAMSSATSSAAPSSGLQVLHWWTSASERRAADLLAQRLGKEGVQWEDAAIPGGAGIGAGKVLKGRVLAGDAPEVTQIIGVSVAEWAEMGLLLELDNVAVADNWRGVLFPTVQNLIQYRKHTMAAPLGIHRVNTLFYNRTLFARLKLAPPTTWSEFDAVAARLLAAGVQPLAQSSEAWQVAALFENLVLAESGPAFYRALFVRRSPAAAFDARTAHALQRLRTIKGWAGGQLAERPWTEVVRRFAAGQAGMMIMGDWAKPELAEHRMVLDQDYGCVGAPGTGAYHLYSVDTLSMFAGDYRHREAQEKMARLLLSPSIQADFNLLKGAVPVRRDADPARMDSCARASWTTFAGGQAVQAPSLVHRMATDEASRDAIIAEVHRYLLDDAVPVAVAQRRLAALFRLFNLTSQGTPGAQDTDRRR, via the coding sequence ATGCTGGCGATCGTGCCACCGGCACCCGCGATGTCGTCTGCAACGTCGTCCGCGGCGCCATCGTCCGGCCTGCAGGTGCTGCACTGGTGGACCTCCGCCAGCGAGCGCCGCGCGGCCGACCTGCTGGCGCAGCGCCTCGGGAAGGAAGGCGTGCAGTGGGAAGACGCCGCGATTCCCGGCGGCGCCGGCATCGGCGCCGGCAAGGTCCTCAAGGGCAGGGTGCTGGCCGGCGACGCGCCCGAAGTCACGCAGATCATCGGCGTATCGGTCGCCGAATGGGCCGAGATGGGCCTGCTGCTCGAACTGGACAATGTGGCCGTTGCCGACAACTGGCGCGGCGTGCTGTTCCCCACGGTCCAGAACCTGATCCAGTACCGCAAGCACACGATGGCCGCGCCGCTTGGCATCCACCGCGTCAATACGCTGTTCTACAACCGCACGCTGTTCGCCCGGCTCAAGCTGGCGCCGCCCACCACCTGGTCCGAATTCGACGCCGTCGCTGCGCGCCTGCTGGCCGCGGGCGTGCAGCCGCTGGCGCAAAGCAGCGAAGCCTGGCAGGTGGCGGCGCTGTTCGAAAACCTCGTGCTGGCCGAGAGCGGGCCGGCCTTCTATCGCGCGCTGTTCGTGCGCCGCAGTCCGGCCGCCGCTTTTGATGCGCGCACCGCGCACGCGCTGCAGCGCCTGCGCACGATCAAGGGCTGGGCCGGCGGCCAACTGGCCGAGCGGCCCTGGACCGAGGTCGTGCGCCGCTTCGCCGCCGGCCAGGCCGGCATGATGATCATGGGCGACTGGGCCAAGCCCGAGCTGGCCGAACACCGGATGGTGCTCGACCAGGATTATGGCTGCGTCGGCGCGCCGGGCACCGGCGCGTATCACCTGTACAGTGTCGACACGCTGTCGATGTTCGCCGGCGACTACCGGCACCGCGAGGCGCAGGAAAAGATGGCGCGCCTGCTGCTCTCGCCCTCGATCCAGGCCGACTTCAATCTGCTCAAGGGCGCAGTGCCGGTACGGCGCGATGCCGATCCGGCGCGCATGGACAGTTGCGCGCGGGCGTCGTGGACGACCTTCGCCGGCGGCCAGGCCGTGCAGGCGCCCAGCCTCGTGCACCGTATGGCGACCGATGAAGCCAGCCGCGATGCCATCATCGCCGAGGTGCATCGCTATCTGCTCGACGACGCCGTGCCGGTGGCGGTGGCGCAGCGCCGCCTCGCCGCCTTGTTCAGACTATTCAATTTAACCAGCCAGGGGACGCCGGGTGCGCAAGATACTGATCGTAGACGATGA